The following are from one region of the Actinoplanes sp. L3-i22 genome:
- a CDS encoding TetR/AcrR family transcriptional regulator, with amino-acid sequence MDTAQPAPRRRGRPGHDVDAVLAAAVRLFNTHGYDATSMFDIAETLGITKSTLYHHVTGKEQLLAMAVDRAVDGLFEAATRVRDAETGATVRLEELVRSSVLVLAERLEFVTLLLRVRGNTEVEQHALIRRREFDTLVTDLVKQAQAEGGIRRDVDPATAARLLFGMVNSLVEWYRPDRGRPEALADTVVRLAFDGLRTIDTSDDQADQEEQ; translated from the coding sequence ATGGACACCGCGCAGCCCGCCCCGCGCCGCCGCGGCCGGCCCGGCCACGACGTCGACGCGGTGCTGGCCGCCGCGGTCCGGCTGTTCAACACCCACGGGTACGACGCGACCAGCATGTTCGACATCGCGGAGACGCTCGGCATCACCAAATCCACGCTCTATCACCATGTCACCGGCAAGGAGCAACTGCTGGCGATGGCGGTGGATCGGGCGGTCGACGGCCTGTTCGAGGCCGCGACGCGGGTGCGCGACGCGGAGACCGGCGCGACCGTGCGGCTGGAGGAGCTGGTCCGGAGCAGTGTCCTGGTGCTCGCCGAGCGCCTGGAGTTCGTCACGCTGCTGCTGCGCGTCCGCGGAAACACCGAGGTGGAGCAGCACGCCCTGATCCGCCGCCGGGAGTTCGACACCCTCGTCACCGACCTGGTCAAACAGGCTCAGGCGGAGGGCGGGATCCGCCGCGACGTCGACCCGGCGACCGCGGCGCGGCTGCTCTTCGGCATGGTCAACTCGCTGGTCGAGTGGTACCGGCCGGACCGCGGCCGGCCGGAGGCGCTGGCCGACACGGTGGTGCGGCTGGCCTTCGACGGACTTCGGACAATAGACACATCCGATGATCAAGCGGATCAAGAAGAACAATGA
- a CDS encoding ATP-binding cassette domain-containing protein produces MTDTLAEHADRGLRPGGLLVELTGVGKSYGPIRALYAVDLSVRAGEVTCVLGDNGAGKSTLIKIISGLHPHTSGRLTVDGVERRLGSPREALDLGIATVYQDLAVVPLMEVWRNFFLGSELVAGRFPLAGMRIREMKRIADQELRKMGIVVSDIDQPIGTLSGGQRQCVAIARAVYFGARVLILDEPTAALGVKQSGVVLKYIAAARDAGLGVVFITHNPQHAYLVGDHFVILQRGAAVLDARRGSVTLADLTTQMAGGDELAELSRELERPS; encoded by the coding sequence GTGACCGACACCCTGGCCGAGCACGCCGACCGTGGACTGCGGCCCGGCGGACTGCTCGTCGAACTGACCGGCGTGGGCAAGAGCTACGGCCCGATCCGCGCGCTCTACGCCGTCGACCTGAGCGTCCGCGCCGGCGAGGTGACCTGCGTCCTCGGGGACAACGGCGCCGGCAAATCGACGCTCATAAAGATCATTTCAGGACTTCATCCGCATACCTCGGGTCGCTTGACGGTGGACGGGGTGGAGCGGCGCCTCGGGTCACCCCGGGAGGCCCTGGATCTCGGCATCGCGACGGTCTATCAGGACCTCGCCGTGGTTCCGCTGATGGAGGTCTGGCGCAACTTCTTCCTCGGCTCGGAGCTGGTCGCCGGCCGCTTCCCGCTCGCCGGGATGCGGATCCGCGAGATGAAGCGGATCGCGGATCAGGAGCTCCGCAAGATGGGCATCGTGGTGTCCGACATCGATCAGCCGATCGGGACGCTCTCCGGTGGTCAGCGGCAGTGCGTCGCGATCGCGCGGGCGGTCTACTTCGGCGCCCGCGTCCTGATCCTGGACGAGCCGACGGCGGCGCTCGGCGTGAAGCAGTCCGGCGTGGTGCTGAAGTACATCGCCGCGGCCCGGGACGCGGGGCTCGGCGTCGTCTTCATCACGCACAATCCGCAGCACGCCTACCTGGTGGGGGACCACTTCGTGATCCTCCAGCGGGGCGCGGCCGTGCTCGATGCCCGGCGCGGAAGCGTCACCCTGGCGGACCTGACCACGCAGATGGCCGGTGGCGACGAACTCGCCGAGTTGTCGCGTGAACTGGAACGCCCGTCATGA
- a CDS encoding ABC transporter permease: protein MSTSPGATAPAAEPAAEPTAGPAVGRWLRPGLHPRALLARPEVGALAAAVVIFLFFLLVAPSFRSFASFCTVLYQSSTIGIVAVGVGLLMIGGEFDLSAGVITTSAGLVNSMFCWYFGVNLWVGAVLSLGFCLLVGFLNGWLVMRTGIPSFLITLGTFFVLQGANLGVTKLVTGSVSSRDISAIDGFDSLRKVFASSFTVGPATVWITVLWWALFVGLAAWILQRARTGNWIYAVGGSADSARAVGVPVVRTKIGLFMAVSFLGWFVGMHLLYRFNTLQAGNGVGNEFLYIIAAVVGGTLLTGGFGNALGVAIGAFIFGMTSLGIVYAGWDPNWFKAFLGVMLLLAVLVNTYVKRLATSSTRFTPPPPEAPTRNPSPAGPPPAEPSPAGPSPAEPSPANPPSREPSSRGATARGKED from the coding sequence GTGAGCACGTCCCCCGGCGCCACCGCTCCAGCCGCGGAGCCGGCCGCGGAACCGACCGCGGGGCCGGCCGTGGGGCGGTGGCTGCGGCCCGGGCTCCACCCGCGCGCTCTGCTGGCCCGGCCCGAGGTGGGCGCGCTGGCCGCCGCTGTGGTGATCTTCCTGTTCTTCCTGCTGGTGGCGCCGTCGTTCCGGTCGTTCGCATCGTTCTGCACCGTCCTCTATCAGTCGTCCACGATCGGGATCGTCGCGGTCGGGGTGGGCCTGCTGATGATCGGCGGCGAGTTCGACCTGTCCGCCGGCGTGATCACGACCAGCGCCGGCTTGGTCAACTCGATGTTCTGCTGGTACTTCGGGGTGAACCTCTGGGTGGGTGCGGTCCTCTCGCTGGGGTTCTGTCTGCTGGTCGGATTCCTCAACGGCTGGCTGGTGATGCGCACCGGCATCCCCAGCTTCCTGATCACGCTGGGCACGTTCTTCGTGCTGCAGGGCGCGAACCTCGGCGTGACGAAGCTGGTCACCGGCTCGGTGTCGAGCCGCGACATCAGTGCGATCGACGGCTTCGACTCGCTGCGGAAGGTCTTCGCCTCGAGCTTCACCGTGGGCCCGGCGACGGTCTGGATCACCGTGCTGTGGTGGGCGCTCTTCGTCGGCCTGGCCGCCTGGATCCTGCAACGGGCCCGGACCGGCAACTGGATCTACGCCGTCGGCGGCTCGGCCGACAGCGCCCGCGCCGTGGGCGTCCCGGTCGTCCGCACCAAGATCGGCCTGTTCATGGCCGTGTCATTCCTCGGCTGGTTCGTCGGCATGCACCTGCTCTACCGCTTCAACACGCTGCAGGCGGGCAACGGCGTCGGCAACGAATTCCTCTACATCATCGCCGCGGTGGTCGGCGGCACGCTGCTGACCGGCGGCTTCGGCAACGCGCTCGGCGTGGCGATCGGCGCCTTCATCTTCGGGATGACCAGCCTGGGCATCGTCTACGCCGGCTGGGATCCCAACTGGTTCAAGGCCTTCCTGGGGGTCATGCTCCTCCTCGCGGTCCTGGTCAACACCTACGTCAAACGCCTTGCCACCTCATCCACCCGCTTCACCCCACCCCCTCCCGAAGCACCCACCCGCAACCCGTCACCCGCCGGCCCACCGCCCGCCGAGCCGTCGCCCGCCGGCCCATCGCCTGCCGAGCCGTCGCCCGCCAACCCGCCGTCTCGTGAGCCGTCGTCTCGCGGGGCCACGGCGCGCGGGAAGGAGGACTGA
- the paaA gene encoding 1,2-phenylacetyl-CoA epoxidase subunit PaaA — MPRTEAAQWQRRGRAVSGEETFADTIARDQRVEPRDWMPDGYRQTLIRQIAQHAHSEIIGMQPEGDWITRAPTLRRKAILLAKVQDEAGHGLYLYSAAETLGADRGDLTRRLIEGRQKYSSIFNYPTTTFADVGVIGWLVDGAAICNQVPLCRSSFGPYARAMIRICKEESFHQRQGYELLMTMMGGSPAQRDMVQDAVNRWWWPSLMMFGPPDADSPNSARSMAWKIKRHSNDELRQRFVDMSVPQAEALGVTLPDPELRWNAEREHYDFGEPDWSELQRVITGDGPLNKERIARRKQADSDGAWVREAAAAHAAKHGSGR, encoded by the coding sequence ATCCCACGGACAGAGGCAGCACAGTGGCAGAGAAGAGGGCGCGCCGTGAGCGGTGAGGAGACCTTCGCGGACACCATCGCGCGCGACCAGCGGGTGGAGCCGCGGGACTGGATGCCGGACGGCTACCGGCAGACCCTGATCCGGCAGATCGCCCAGCACGCCCACTCCGAGATCATCGGCATGCAGCCGGAGGGGGACTGGATCACCCGCGCCCCGACCCTGCGGCGCAAGGCGATCCTGCTGGCCAAGGTGCAGGACGAGGCCGGCCACGGCCTCTATCTGTACTCGGCCGCCGAGACGCTCGGCGCGGACCGGGGCGACCTGACCCGGCGGCTGATCGAGGGCCGGCAGAAGTATTCGTCGATCTTCAACTACCCGACGACGACCTTCGCCGACGTCGGCGTGATCGGCTGGCTGGTCGATGGCGCCGCGATCTGCAACCAGGTCCCGCTCTGCCGCAGCTCGTTCGGGCCCTACGCCCGGGCCATGATCCGGATCTGCAAGGAGGAGTCCTTCCACCAGCGGCAGGGCTACGAGTTGCTGATGACCATGATGGGCGGCTCCCCGGCGCAGCGCGACATGGTGCAGGACGCGGTGAACCGCTGGTGGTGGCCGTCGCTGATGATGTTCGGCCCGCCCGACGCCGACTCACCGAACTCGGCCCGCTCGATGGCCTGGAAGATCAAGCGGCACAGCAACGACGAGCTGCGGCAGCGGTTCGTCGACATGTCGGTGCCGCAGGCCGAGGCGCTCGGCGTCACCCTGCCCGACCCGGAGCTGCGGTGGAACGCCGAGCGGGAGCACTACGACTTCGGCGAGCCGGACTGGTCGGAGCTGCAACGGGTGATCACCGGGGACGGGCCGCTCAACAAGGAGCGGATCGCCCGGCGCAAGCAGGCGGACAGCGACGGCGCATGGGTGCGCGAGGCGGCGGCCGCGCACGCGGCGAAACACGGGAGTGGACGATGA
- the paaB gene encoding 1,2-phenylacetyl-CoA epoxidase subunit PaaB produces MSEEIRHEWPLFEVFVRAKRGLNHVHVGSLRAADHRMAVQHARDLYTRRNEGVSIWVVRSDDVVANDPDDKAAYFEPSADKVYRHPTYYAIPDSVPHI; encoded by the coding sequence ATGAGCGAGGAAATCCGGCACGAGTGGCCGCTCTTCGAGGTGTTCGTGCGGGCCAAGCGCGGTCTCAACCACGTGCACGTGGGCTCGCTGCGGGCCGCCGACCACCGGATGGCGGTGCAGCACGCGCGGGATCTCTACACCCGGCGCAACGAGGGGGTCAGCATCTGGGTGGTGCGCTCCGACGACGTGGTTGCCAATGATCCCGACGACAAGGCGGCGTACTTCGAGCCGAGCGCCGACAAGGTGTACCGGCATCCGACGTACTACGCGATCCCCGACTCGGTTCCGCACATCTGA
- a CDS encoding substrate-binding domain-containing protein: MRPFLAAATVAVLSLAACSGGGRDASDADKSGGGGNAPGSSGYTIAFVTHETPGDTFWDKVRAGAEQAAKDEGVTLKYSNDPDAGKQAGLIQSAVDAKVNGIATTLVTPDALAGSVKAATTAGIPVVGLNAGIDQYQKLGALMYFGSDESLAGTSLGKRIAGEGAKHPLCVIHQTGSVSLEARCAGVRSAVPGTENLQVNGADDSAVTTTLQAKLAQDKSIDYVVTLGAPIALDAINAKQQASSAAKLVTFDLNQEMAKRIKDGQVEFAIDQQPYVQGYMAVTSLYLYLKNGNDIGGGRPVLTGPSFVDQSNIDKILPFTEKNTR; encoded by the coding sequence GTGAGGCCCTTTCTCGCCGCCGCGACGGTGGCGGTCCTCTCGCTCGCCGCGTGCAGCGGCGGCGGCCGGGACGCGTCCGACGCGGACAAGTCCGGTGGTGGTGGCAACGCGCCCGGCAGCTCCGGTTACACGATCGCCTTCGTCACCCACGAGACGCCCGGTGACACGTTCTGGGACAAGGTCCGGGCCGGGGCCGAGCAGGCCGCCAAGGACGAGGGCGTCACCCTGAAATACTCCAACGACCCGGACGCCGGCAAGCAGGCCGGGCTGATCCAGAGCGCGGTCGACGCCAAGGTCAACGGGATCGCGACCACCCTGGTCACCCCGGACGCCCTGGCCGGCTCGGTCAAGGCGGCGACCACCGCGGGCATCCCGGTGGTGGGTCTGAACGCCGGCATCGACCAGTACCAGAAGCTCGGCGCGCTGATGTACTTCGGCTCCGACGAGTCCCTGGCCGGCACCAGCCTCGGCAAGCGGATCGCCGGCGAGGGCGCCAAGCACCCGCTCTGCGTGATCCACCAGACCGGCTCGGTGTCCCTGGAAGCCCGCTGCGCGGGCGTCAGGAGCGCCGTTCCCGGTACGGAGAATCTGCAGGTCAACGGTGCCGATGACAGTGCCGTGACGACGACCCTGCAGGCCAAACTGGCGCAGGACAAGTCGATCGACTACGTGGTGACGCTGGGCGCGCCGATCGCCCTGGACGCGATCAACGCCAAGCAGCAGGCGTCGTCCGCCGCCAAGCTGGTCACCTTCGACCTGAACCAGGAGATGGCCAAGCGGATCAAGGACGGGCAGGTCGAGTTCGCCATCGACCAGCAGCCCTACGTGCAGGGGTACATGGCGGTCACGTCGCTCTACCTCTACCTCAAGAACGGCAACGACATCGGCGGCGGCCGGCCGGTGCTGACCGGACCGTCGTTCGTGGACCAGTCGAACATCGACAAGATCCTGCCGTTCACCGAGAAGAACACCCGGTGA
- a CDS encoding Gfo/Idh/MocA family protein codes for MTARAQLRVGVIGTGMIGQDHIRRMTTVLSGISVVAVTDVDTAVAARVADSVGAVAHPDGLGLVAAAEVDAVVVCSWGGTHEEYVRAAIEAGKPVFCEKPLATTQEACLRIVAAEVAHGSRLVQVGYMRRYDPAYRALKQVLESGVIGAPLMMHCAHRNAGVPAFYEPENTITDTAVHEIDMARWMFGSEVAAVRVLRPRASRNAGELPDPLLLVLELANEVLVDVEISVNVRYGYDIRGEILGEDGTVALGDPGLISVRHAGHVTSPVPPGWRDRFGAAYDVELREWADSVTGGEAIGGPGAWDGYAAAAVSDAAVRALRTGERVTVALAERPALYGRAR; via the coding sequence GTGACTGCCCGTGCGCAACTGCGGGTCGGCGTGATCGGCACCGGCATGATCGGGCAGGACCACATCCGGCGGATGACCACGGTGCTCTCCGGCATCTCGGTGGTCGCCGTCACCGATGTGGACACCGCCGTGGCCGCCCGGGTGGCGGACTCGGTCGGCGCGGTCGCCCACCCCGACGGCCTGGGCCTGGTGGCCGCCGCGGAGGTCGACGCGGTGGTGGTCTGCTCGTGGGGCGGAACCCACGAGGAGTACGTGCGCGCGGCGATCGAGGCCGGCAAGCCGGTCTTCTGCGAGAAGCCGCTCGCCACCACCCAGGAGGCCTGCCTGCGGATCGTGGCGGCGGAGGTCGCGCACGGCAGCCGGCTGGTCCAGGTCGGCTACATGCGGCGGTACGACCCGGCCTACCGGGCGCTGAAGCAGGTGCTGGAGAGCGGCGTGATCGGGGCGCCGCTGATGATGCACTGCGCGCACCGCAACGCCGGGGTCCCGGCCTTCTACGAGCCGGAGAACACGATCACCGACACCGCGGTGCACGAGATCGACATGGCGCGGTGGATGTTCGGCAGCGAGGTCGCCGCGGTGCGGGTGCTGCGGCCGCGGGCGAGCCGGAACGCGGGGGAGCTGCCGGACCCGCTGCTGCTCGTGCTGGAGCTGGCCAACGAGGTGCTGGTGGACGTCGAGATCTCGGTCAACGTCCGATATGGATACGACATCCGGGGCGAGATCCTGGGCGAGGACGGCACGGTCGCGCTGGGCGATCCCGGGCTGATCTCGGTCCGGCACGCCGGTCACGTCACCAGTCCGGTGCCGCCCGGCTGGCGTGACCGGTTCGGGGCCGCCTACGACGTCGAGCTGCGCGAGTGGGCCGACTCGGTTACCGGTGGGGAGGCGATCGGCGGGCCCGGGGCCTGGGACGGCTATGCCGCCGCGGCGGTCTCGGACGCGGCGGTGCGCGCGCTGCGGACCGGTGAACGCGTCACCGTCGCGCTCGCGGAGCGGCCCGCACTCTATGGCCGGGCGAGGTAG
- the paaN gene encoding phenylacetic acid degradation protein PaaN, with amino-acid sequence MTTPADLYASHRELLERAIAATAARDYWSAFPESPSKSVYGEDAAPAGERAFAALLGKQFPVDVPGAAGTVSTERSPYGIELGVSYPKADPLALVAAARATIPAWRAVGPEGRAGVAAEILRRINARIFEMAHAVQHTSGQAFVMAFQAGGAHAQDRALEAIAYALAATTRMPARAAWAKPQRGADPLSMAKTGTVVGRGVALVIGCTTFPTWNSYPGLFASLVTGNPVIVKPHPGAVLPLAITVQVCREVLAEAGLDPDIVTLAAEEPGDGIAATLATHPDVRIVDFTGSSEFGDWLEANARQAVVYTEKAGLNTVVLDSTSDYRGLLRNLAFSLSLYSGQMCTTPQNLLIPRDGIDTDAGHRTPEEFGADLATALDKLLGDPKRAAGTLGAIVNDGVLARLTEAAGSPGVLHTSGRVDDEQFPGATIRTPVVVRLDAADEKSYTREWFGPVSFLITTDSTEHSLRVLTETVRAHGALTALVHSSSPQVLAAAREAALDAGVHLSENLTGGVFVNQTAAFSDLHGTGANPAATASLTDDYFVSGRFFTLQSRHHVAPAATS; translated from the coding sequence ATGACCACACCCGCAGACCTGTACGCATCCCACCGTGAGCTACTCGAGCGCGCGATCGCGGCAACCGCCGCGCGTGACTACTGGTCCGCGTTCCCCGAGTCGCCCAGCAAGTCCGTCTATGGGGAGGACGCGGCGCCCGCCGGTGAGCGGGCGTTCGCCGCCCTCCTCGGCAAACAGTTCCCGGTCGACGTCCCCGGCGCCGCCGGCACGGTGTCCACCGAGCGCTCGCCGTACGGCATCGAGCTCGGTGTCAGCTATCCGAAGGCGGATCCGCTCGCCCTGGTCGCGGCCGCCCGCGCCACGATCCCGGCGTGGCGGGCCGTCGGCCCCGAGGGCCGGGCCGGGGTGGCCGCCGAGATCCTCCGCCGGATCAACGCGCGCATCTTCGAGATGGCGCACGCCGTGCAGCACACCTCCGGCCAGGCGTTCGTGATGGCCTTCCAGGCCGGCGGCGCGCACGCGCAGGACCGCGCGCTCGAGGCGATCGCCTACGCGCTGGCCGCCACCACCCGGATGCCGGCGCGGGCCGCCTGGGCCAAGCCGCAGCGCGGGGCCGACCCGCTGAGCATGGCCAAGACCGGCACGGTCGTCGGCCGTGGCGTCGCGCTGGTGATCGGCTGCACCACGTTCCCGACCTGGAACAGCTATCCCGGCCTGTTCGCCAGCCTGGTCACCGGCAACCCGGTGATCGTCAAGCCGCACCCCGGCGCGGTCCTGCCGCTGGCCATCACCGTGCAGGTGTGCCGGGAGGTGCTGGCCGAGGCCGGCCTCGACCCGGACATCGTCACCCTCGCCGCCGAGGAGCCGGGCGACGGCATCGCGGCGACCCTGGCGACCCATCCCGACGTGCGGATCGTCGACTTCACCGGCTCCAGCGAGTTCGGTGACTGGCTGGAGGCGAACGCGCGGCAGGCCGTCGTCTACACCGAGAAGGCCGGCCTCAACACGGTCGTCCTCGACTCGACGAGCGACTATCGCGGGCTGCTGCGCAACCTGGCGTTCTCGCTCTCGCTCTACAGCGGCCAGATGTGCACCACCCCGCAGAACCTGCTGATCCCGCGCGACGGCATCGACACCGACGCCGGTCACCGCACGCCGGAGGAGTTCGGCGCCGACCTGGCCACGGCGCTGGACAAGCTGCTCGGCGACCCGAAACGGGCCGCCGGGACGCTCGGCGCGATCGTCAACGACGGCGTGCTGGCCCGGCTCACCGAGGCGGCCGGGTCGCCGGGCGTGCTGCACACGTCCGGCCGGGTGGACGACGAGCAGTTCCCCGGCGCCACCATCCGGACCCCGGTGGTGGTGCGGCTCGACGCCGCCGACGAGAAGAGCTACACCCGCGAGTGGTTCGGGCCGGTGTCGTTCCTGATCACGACCGACTCGACCGAGCACAGCCTGCGGGTCCTCACCGAGACGGTGCGGGCGCACGGGGCGCTGACCGCGCTGGTGCACTCCAGCTCCCCGCAGGTGCTGGCGGCGGCCCGGGAGGCGGCGCTGGACGCCGGCGTCCACCTGTCGGAGAACCTGACCGGGGGCGTCTTCGTGAACCAGACGGCCGCGTTCAGCGACCTGCACGGCACCGGGGCGAACCCGGCGGCGACCGCCTCGCTGACCGACGACTACTTCGTGAGCGGGCGGTTCTTCACGCTGCAGTCCCGGCACCACGTGGCACCCGCGGCCACGTCATGA
- the iolD gene encoding 3D-(3,5/4)-trihydroxycyclohexane-1,2-dione acylhydrolase (decyclizing), which produces MTHRLTVAQAVVRFLANQFTERDGIRQRAVAGFLGIFGHGNVAGIGQALLQAQRTGSPDMPYRLARNEQAMVHTAVGYARMRNRLSTMACTASIGPGSTNMLTGAALATVNRIPVLLLPSDVFATRVATPVLQELEDPRFGDISVNDAFRPLSRFFDRVWRPEQLPAALLGAMRVLTDPADTGAVTLCLPQDVQAEAYEYPDELFAERIWHVTRPAPDPLAVERAAAVLRGARRPLIVAGGGVLYSEASAQLDRFARETGIPVADTQAGKGALSWDHPNAVGGLGATGSPVANRLAGHADVVLGVGTRYSDFTTASRTAFRHPQVRFVNLNVAGFDAGKLAALPLVADARAGLQVLLPALHGRRFTGDFHDDVAAWNATVDRAYRKKAGELPTQTEVIGVVNDACGARDVVVQAAGSMPGDLQRLWRARDPKQYHVEYGYSCMGFEIAGALGIKLADPSREVYALVGDGSYLMMAQEIVTAIAEGVKLIVVLVQNFGFASIGALSEDVGSQRFGTSYRFKSAQTGDYDGALLPVDLAANAESLGAAVIRCRTGADLAEGLKRARETDRLTVVHIETDPLAGGLSSESWWDVPVAEVATLHSTRNARAGYLEGKRDQRHHLRPGGQ; this is translated from the coding sequence GTGACGCACCGGCTCACCGTCGCACAGGCGGTAGTACGGTTCCTCGCCAATCAGTTCACCGAACGGGACGGGATCCGGCAGCGGGCGGTCGCCGGGTTCCTCGGCATCTTCGGGCACGGCAACGTGGCCGGGATCGGGCAGGCGCTGCTGCAGGCCCAGCGCACCGGGTCCCCGGACATGCCCTACCGGCTCGCCCGCAACGAGCAGGCCATGGTGCACACCGCGGTCGGCTACGCCCGGATGCGCAACCGGCTGTCCACGATGGCCTGCACCGCCTCGATCGGGCCCGGCTCGACCAACATGCTCACCGGCGCCGCGCTGGCCACCGTCAACCGGATCCCGGTGCTGCTGCTGCCCTCCGACGTCTTCGCCACCCGGGTCGCCACGCCGGTGCTGCAGGAGCTCGAGGACCCACGGTTCGGCGACATCTCGGTCAACGACGCGTTCCGTCCGCTGTCCCGGTTCTTCGACCGGGTCTGGCGACCCGAGCAGCTGCCCGCGGCGCTGCTCGGCGCGATGCGCGTGCTGACCGACCCGGCCGACACCGGCGCGGTCACCCTCTGCCTTCCCCAGGACGTCCAGGCCGAGGCGTACGAGTATCCGGACGAGCTGTTCGCCGAGCGGATCTGGCACGTGACCCGGCCGGCGCCCGACCCGCTCGCGGTGGAGCGGGCCGCGGCGGTGCTCCGGGGCGCCCGCCGCCCACTGATCGTCGCCGGCGGGGGAGTCCTCTACTCCGAGGCGTCCGCCCAGCTGGACCGCTTCGCGCGGGAGACCGGCATCCCGGTCGCCGACACCCAGGCCGGCAAGGGCGCGCTCAGCTGGGACCACCCGAACGCGGTCGGCGGGCTCGGCGCGACCGGCAGCCCGGTGGCGAACCGGCTCGCCGGGCACGCCGACGTGGTGCTGGGCGTCGGCACCCGGTACTCGGACTTCACCACGGCCTCGCGGACCGCGTTCCGCCACCCGCAGGTCCGCTTCGTCAACCTCAACGTGGCCGGCTTCGACGCCGGCAAGCTCGCCGCGCTGCCGCTGGTCGCGGACGCCCGGGCCGGGTTGCAGGTGCTGCTCCCGGCCCTGCACGGGCGGCGCTTCACCGGCGACTTCCACGACGACGTGGCGGCGTGGAACGCGACGGTCGACCGGGCGTACCGCAAGAAGGCCGGCGAGCTGCCCACCCAGACCGAGGTGATCGGCGTGGTGAACGACGCGTGCGGCGCCCGCGACGTGGTCGTGCAGGCGGCCGGCAGCATGCCCGGCGATCTGCAGCGCCTCTGGCGGGCCCGCGATCCGAAGCAGTACCACGTCGAGTACGGCTACTCCTGCATGGGCTTCGAGATCGCCGGCGCCCTCGGGATCAAGCTGGCCGACCCGTCCCGCGAGGTGTACGCGCTGGTCGGGGACGGCTCCTACCTGATGATGGCGCAGGAGATCGTCACCGCGATCGCGGAGGGCGTGAAGCTGATCGTGGTGCTCGTGCAGAACTTCGGGTTCGCGTCGATCGGCGCGCTCTCCGAGGACGTCGGCTCGCAGCGCTTCGGCACCAGTTACCGGTTCAAGAGCGCGCAGACCGGCGATTACGACGGCGCCCTGCTCCCGGTCGACCTGGCCGCGAACGCGGAGAGCCTGGGCGCGGCGGTGATCCGCTGCCGGACCGGGGCGGATCTCGCCGAGGGCCTGAAACGCGCCCGCGAGACGGACCGCCTGACCGTGGTGCACATCGAGACCGACCCGCTCGCCGGCGGCCTGTCGTCGGAGTCCTGGTGGGACGTCCCGGTGGCGGAGGTGGCGACCCTGCACAGCACCCGGAACGCCCGGGCCGGATACCTGGAGGGCAAGCGCGACCAGCGGCATCACCTGCGACCCGGAGGCCAATGA
- a CDS encoding TIM barrel protein, producing the protein MTGTRRLRLGSCPDSWGVWYADDPRQTPWSRFLDELVTAGYRWLELGPYGYLPTDPGRLADELAARGLSCAAGTVGGVGGPHRNFPDVVAETRRVAELTRAAGGRNVVFVPVPGYRDDATGGYLEAAELGPEQWRALLDNTDTLGRIVAEEYGLSLRFHPHADYQVENQRQVERFLDGTDPRFVSLCLDTGHLAYRRADVLELIRAYPERVGYVHLKQMDPHLAARAAAEDLAFGQAVALGVSVAPPAGAPDVPAVLAALAALGTDLFVVVEQDMYPVEFDVPLPIATRTRRYLEETGDFR; encoded by the coding sequence ATGACCGGCACACGACGGCTTCGCCTGGGCAGCTGCCCGGACTCCTGGGGCGTCTGGTACGCCGACGACCCGCGGCAGACGCCCTGGTCGCGATTCCTCGACGAGCTGGTGACGGCCGGCTACCGCTGGCTGGAGCTCGGACCCTACGGATACCTCCCGACCGACCCCGGACGGCTGGCCGACGAGCTGGCGGCGCGCGGGCTGAGCTGCGCGGCGGGCACGGTCGGCGGGGTCGGCGGGCCGCACCGGAACTTCCCGGACGTGGTCGCGGAGACCCGTCGCGTCGCGGAGCTGACCCGGGCCGCCGGCGGGCGCAACGTGGTCTTCGTGCCGGTGCCGGGGTACCGCGACGACGCGACCGGCGGCTATCTCGAGGCCGCCGAGCTCGGGCCGGAACAGTGGCGGGCGCTGCTGGACAACACCGACACGCTGGGGCGGATCGTCGCCGAGGAGTACGGCCTGAGCCTGCGGTTCCACCCGCACGCCGACTACCAGGTGGAGAACCAGCGGCAGGTGGAGCGGTTCCTGGACGGGACCGACCCGCGGTTCGTGTCGTTGTGCCTGGACACCGGTCATCTCGCGTACCGCCGCGCCGACGTGCTGGAGCTGATCCGCGCGTACCCCGAGCGGGTCGGGTACGTCCACCTCAAGCAGATGGACCCGCACCTCGCCGCCCGCGCCGCCGCCGAGGATCTCGCCTTCGGCCAGGCCGTCGCGCTGGGCGTCAGCGTCGCCCCGCCGGCCGGGGCACCCGACGTGCCGGCCGTCCTCGCCGCGCTCGCCGCCCTCGGGACGGACCTGTTCGTCGTAGTGGAGCAGGACATGTACCCGGTGGAATTCGACGTTCCGCTGCCGATCGCCACCCGCACCCGCAGGTATCTCGAAGAGACGGGAGATTTTCGATGA